The following proteins come from a genomic window of Pseudomonas syringae:
- a CDS encoding pilus assembly PilX family protein, whose amino-acid sequence MNKTVRPNMPHAFAAKQRGMVLLVSLVFLLLLTLLGISSMQNATLQEKMAGSVMVRNQSFQMAEAALRLGESEIKKAGFSMAVCTPPVNCAPPTDFNTVQGKGAGSAGVTWVEAAGGGLYAIQNLGTLGIAMAPIKLPSTCSSSSVVTLYRVTAVAPVSSQAVPRTVLESIYANC is encoded by the coding sequence ATGAACAAGACCGTGCGCCCCAATATGCCCCATGCCTTCGCTGCCAAACAGCGCGGCATGGTGTTGCTGGTCAGTCTGGTATTCCTGCTGCTATTGACGCTGCTGGGTATTTCATCAATGCAGAACGCCACGTTACAAGAAAAGATGGCGGGCAGCGTAATGGTCCGTAACCAATCCTTTCAAATGGCTGAAGCGGCGTTGCGCCTGGGTGAGTCGGAGATCAAAAAGGCGGGTTTCTCGATGGCTGTGTGCACCCCCCCAGTCAATTGCGCGCCCCCTACCGACTTCAATACGGTGCAAGGCAAAGGTGCGGGTAGCGCCGGTGTGACGTGGGTTGAAGCGGCGGGCGGCGGGTTGTATGCCATTCAGAATCTTGGCACCTTGGGCATCGCGATGGCGCCGATCAAGCTGCCCTCCACCTGTTCGAGTTCAAGTGTCGTGACGCTTTATCGGGTCACTGCTGTTGCTCCCGTTTCCAGTCAAGCCGTTCCGCGTACGGTGTTGGAGAGCATTTATGCCAACTGTTAA
- a CDS encoding PilW family protein has translation MRKVSRGFGLVEIMVALVLGLVVSLGIIQIFTASRGTFQSQNAAARMQEDARFLLSKLVQEIRMTGMYGCLSFSGYIPVSPAITYPIAMDNPILWDNANNKLTLITADIGTTGGSPTWTIISDCRSTLQLYAGARAPTAGQTAFPLRQLVYTLSGTDLTIQATTGGKPEPLLQNVAGLDFLFGVVGNPMTYTRTITTANAGDIRSVRILLTLRDPDGRVKDQRYSVVAYLRNRF, from the coding sequence ATGAGAAAGGTTTCCAGAGGCTTCGGGCTGGTTGAAATCATGGTGGCGCTGGTACTGGGGCTGGTAGTGAGCCTGGGGATCATCCAGATATTCACCGCCTCCAGAGGCACATTTCAGAGCCAGAACGCTGCCGCGCGCATGCAGGAAGATGCCCGTTTTCTGTTGAGCAAACTGGTGCAGGAAATCAGGATGACCGGTATGTATGGCTGCCTGAGTTTCAGTGGTTACATACCTGTTTCGCCAGCGATAACCTATCCCATAGCGATGGATAACCCGATCCTGTGGGATAACGCGAACAATAAACTGACGCTGATAACTGCTGATATTGGCACTACAGGGGGCTCGCCCACCTGGACGATCATTTCGGATTGCAGATCAACGCTCCAGCTATATGCCGGTGCGCGTGCTCCAACTGCCGGACAAACCGCGTTTCCCTTGCGGCAACTGGTTTACACACTGAGCGGCACAGACCTGACTATCCAGGCCACCACGGGTGGTAAGCCAGAGCCGCTGCTACAGAACGTAGCCGGGCTGGATTTTCTTTTCGGCGTGGTGGGGAACCCGATGACTTACACCCGGACCATTACCACAGCCAATGCTGGCGATATACGCAGTGTACGCATCCTCCTGACGCTGCGGGATCCGGACGGGCGGGTCAAGGATCAGCGGTACAGTGTCGTCGCCTATTTGCGTAACCGCTTTTGA
- the pilV gene encoding type IV pilus modification protein PilV produces MLYKTRHRQAGMTLIEVLVSVLILAIGLLGAAAIQLNALKYTDSSTMSSQASFIAYDMMDRIRANVDGNASANGTTNVLATYGLASLDLAPVANLNKARDQDLSDFRANIINFANTSGTGSIVVSDSTLVTITVGWSDTRAAGASNQATGNTAVTPPPQSFKLVSRIGVTP; encoded by the coding sequence ATGCTTTATAAAACCCGACATCGCCAGGCCGGCATGACCTTGATCGAGGTGCTGGTTTCGGTACTGATCCTGGCTATCGGGCTGTTAGGGGCTGCGGCTATTCAGCTCAACGCGCTCAAATACACAGACAGCTCGACCATGAGCAGCCAGGCCAGCTTCATTGCCTACGACATGATGGACCGTATTCGCGCCAACGTTGATGGCAATGCGAGTGCCAATGGGACGACCAATGTGTTGGCGACTTATGGTTTGGCAAGTCTGGATTTGGCCCCGGTTGCTAACCTGAACAAGGCCAGAGATCAGGATCTGTCTGATTTCAGAGCCAATATCATTAATTTTGCAAACACGAGCGGAACGGGCAGCATTGTGGTCAGTGACTCTACGTTGGTGACTATTACCGTTGGCTGGAGCGACACACGTGCCGCCGGTGCGAGCAATCAGGCAACAGGCAATACGGCCGTCACGCCGCCACCTCAAAGCTTCAAGCTGGTCTCGCGCATCGGGGTCACCCCATGA